One genomic region from Clostridia bacterium encodes:
- a CDS encoding GGGtGRT protein translates to MALFENYDRRIEKINKTLAEYGIGSVEESREICKAAGFDPYEIAKGIQPICFENVCWAYCVGAAIALKAGAKNAEEAARYIGIGLQSFCINGSVAENRKVGIGHGNLAAMLLSDETKCFAFLAGHESFAAAEGAIGIVRNANKVRKEPLRVILNGLGKDAAQIISRINGFTYVQTQYDYYTGELKIVREIPYSKGERANVRCYGADDVREGVAIMHNEHVDVSITGNSTNPTRFQHPVAGTYKKECVEQGKKYFSVASGGGTGRTLHPDNMAAGPASYGMTDTMGRMHSDAQFAGSSSVPAHVEMMGFLGMGNNPMVGATVAVAVAVQNSLHRAGF, encoded by the coding sequence ATGGCATTATTTGAAAACTACGACCGCCGCATCGAAAAGATAAACAAGACGCTTGCGGAGTACGGCATCGGCTCCGTTGAAGAGAGCCGCGAGATCTGCAAAGCCGCCGGCTTCGATCCCTACGAGATCGCCAAGGGCATTCAGCCCATCTGCTTCGAGAACGTATGCTGGGCCTACTGCGTAGGCGCCGCCATCGCGCTGAAAGCCGGAGCAAAGAACGCCGAAGAAGCCGCGCGCTATATCGGCATCGGCCTGCAGAGCTTCTGCATCAACGGCTCCGTCGCCGAGAACCGCAAGGTCGGCATCGGCCACGGCAACCTCGCCGCGATGCTGCTCAGCGACGAGACCAAGTGCTTCGCCTTCCTCGCCGGCCACGAATCCTTCGCCGCCGCCGAAGGCGCCATCGGCATCGTCCGCAACGCCAACAAGGTCCGCAAGGAGCCCCTCCGCGTTATCCTCAACGGCCTCGGCAAGGACGCCGCGCAGATCATTTCCCGCATCAACGGCTTCACTTACGTCCAGACGCAGTATGACTACTACACCGGCGAGCTGAAGATCGTCCGCGAGATCCCCTACTCCAAGGGCGAGCGCGCCAACGTCCGCTGCTACGGCGCGGACGACGTCCGCGAGGGCGTCGCGATCATGCACAACGAGCACGTCGACGTTTCCATCACCGGCAACTCCACCAACCCCACCCGCTTCCAGCACCCCGTCGCAGGCACCTATAAGAAGGAATGCGTCGAACAGGGCAAGAAGTACTTCTCCGTCGCCTCCGGCGGCGGCACCGGCCGCACGCTGCATCCGGACAACATGGCCGCCGGCCCCGCCTCCTACGGCATGACCGACACCATGGGACGTATGCATTCCGACGCGCAGTTCGCCGGTTCCTCCTCCGTTCCGGCGCACGTCGAAATGATGGGCTTCCTCGGAATGGGAAACAACCCGATGGTCGGCGCCACCGTCGCCGTCGCCGTCGCGGTTCAGAACAGCCTGCACAGGGCCGGATTCTGA